One window from the genome of Pseudoalteromonas sp. '520P1 No. 423' encodes:
- the dksA gene encoding RNA polymerase-binding protein DksA, translated as MAEQKKSGQYAYADIPPYQETPGEEYMSDDQLAHFKNILATWRTQLREEVDRTKNHMQDEAANFPDPVDRAAQEEEFSLELRTRDRERKLIKKIEKTLKLIEEDDFGFCNSCGIEIGIRRLEARPTADLCVDCKTLAEIKEKQAGY; from the coding sequence ATGGCAGAGCAAAAAAAATCAGGTCAATACGCTTACGCGGATATCCCACCGTATCAAGAAACACCTGGTGAAGAGTACATGAGCGATGATCAATTAGCTCACTTTAAAAACATTCTTGCTACTTGGCGTACTCAATTACGAGAAGAAGTTGACCGTACAAAAAACCATATGCAAGATGAAGCTGCAAACTTTCCAGATCCAGTAGATAGAGCAGCTCAAGAAGAAGAGTTTTCTTTAGAATTACGTACCCGTGACCGTGAACGTAAATTAATCAAGAAAATTGAAAAAACGCTTAAATTAATCGAAGAAGATGATTTTGGTTTCTGTAATTCATGTGGTATTGAGATAGGTATTCGTCGTTTAGAAGCCCGTCCTACTGCTGATTTATGTGTAGACTGTAAAACTCTTGCTGAAATTAAAGAAAAGCAAGCTGGTTATTAA
- the gluQRS gene encoding tRNA glutamyl-Q(34) synthetase GluQRS, with amino-acid sequence MSSSLSGVYRGRFAPSPSGPLHFGSLVAALASFLDAKSQSGKWLVRIEDIDTPRIVKGASDLILKTLEAYGLYWDEEICYQSKQLDFYQHHLESLLNSNQLYACQCTRKQIKALGGIYNNACRDINLPFDNQAIRIKQNYPVKTFNDAVQGQVLVAETFATEDYILKRRDGLFAYQLVVVLDDINQDITHIVRGADLLEPTVRQISLFQQFHKKAPNFAHVPLVVAEPGFKLSKQNYAPSIDISKPQLALYDALRFLGQNPPIDLINENVADLINWAVVHWDLTTVPRVNEIQLIKNDNAPHCQFLAL; translated from the coding sequence TTGAGTAGTTCATTATCAGGGGTATATCGAGGTCGATTTGCCCCCTCGCCTTCTGGACCACTTCATTTTGGTTCACTTGTTGCTGCACTTGCCAGCTTTTTGGATGCCAAATCACAATCTGGTAAGTGGTTAGTTCGCATTGAAGATATCGATACCCCACGCATTGTCAAAGGTGCGAGTGATTTAATATTAAAAACACTCGAAGCTTATGGATTATATTGGGACGAAGAAATTTGCTATCAAAGCAAACAACTCGACTTTTACCAACATCATTTAGAATCGCTACTTAATAGTAATCAGCTTTACGCCTGCCAATGCACACGTAAACAAATTAAAGCGTTAGGTGGCATATATAACAATGCCTGCAGAGATATTAATCTGCCTTTTGATAATCAAGCCATTAGAATTAAGCAAAATTACCCAGTAAAAACGTTTAATGATGCTGTTCAAGGACAAGTCTTAGTCGCTGAAACATTTGCCACTGAAGACTACATATTAAAAAGGCGTGATGGTTTATTTGCTTATCAATTGGTTGTAGTTCTTGATGATATTAATCAGGATATTACGCATATCGTGCGTGGTGCCGACTTACTTGAACCTACAGTAAGGCAAATATCTTTATTTCAACAATTTCATAAAAAAGCACCTAACTTTGCCCATGTGCCATTAGTTGTAGCCGAACCGGGTTTTAAATTATCTAAGCAAAATTATGCACCTTCCATCGACATAAGCAAACCACAACTAGCACTTTATGATGCTTTGCGTTTTTTGGGTCAAAATCCACCGATTGATTTAATCAATGAAAATGTAGCTGATTTAATTAATTGGGCTGTTGTTCACTGGGATCTTACAACTGTACCTAGAGTGAATGAAATACAACTAATCAAAAATGATAACGCCCCTCACTGTCAATTTTTAGCTCTTTAA
- the pcnB gene encoding polynucleotide adenylyltransferase PcnB has protein sequence MGSPQVIERSEHGVSRKSFSPNALKVLYRLKDGGYDAYLVGGCIRDALLGIEPKDFDVVTNATPEQIKKQFRNCRLIGRRFRLAHIVFGREIIEVATMRGHHDAPEDKNQVSQSSEQGQLLRDNVYGSIEEDAERRDFSINALYYSVKDFSIRDFAGGMEAIKNRSIELIGDPETRYREDPVRMLRAIRFATKLDMTISPKTEAPIYELSSLLGNIPSARLFEECLKLFLNGKAEQNFLLLRKYSLFKELFPALDALIEASPEGDEFKLTKKMFINTDKRINADKKVTPAYVFAVLHWYPLQNRCAKLMAEQKQPEYEIFNLAINQILSESSKHIAVPKRFTLGARDIWHIQQRMPRRTGQRPFRLTQQPRFRASYDFLLLRANISDGDLVELADWWTGYLDKDAQLQKQMVQDFSSPKSANDSDKPKKRRRPRRRKPANGNAQNNNENKSVE, from the coding sequence ATGGGTTCACCTCAAGTCATTGAACGCTCAGAACATGGCGTATCAAGAAAAAGCTTTAGCCCTAATGCACTAAAAGTTTTATACCGTTTAAAAGATGGCGGCTATGATGCTTACTTAGTAGGTGGCTGTATTCGTGATGCGCTACTAGGTATAGAACCTAAAGACTTTGATGTTGTAACCAATGCCACTCCAGAACAAATTAAAAAACAATTTCGTAACTGTCGTTTGATCGGTAGACGTTTTCGTTTAGCGCATATTGTATTTGGTCGCGAAATCATTGAAGTTGCCACTATGCGTGGTCATCACGATGCCCCTGAAGATAAAAATCAAGTAAGTCAATCAAGTGAGCAAGGTCAGTTATTAAGAGATAATGTGTATGGCAGCATAGAAGAAGATGCAGAACGCCGTGACTTTTCTATCAACGCCCTATATTACTCGGTAAAAGATTTTAGCATCCGTGATTTTGCAGGCGGTATGGAAGCCATTAAGAATCGTAGTATTGAATTAATCGGCGATCCAGAAACAAGATATCGTGAAGATCCCGTACGTATGTTACGTGCGATTCGTTTTGCTACAAAACTAGATATGACGATTTCACCTAAAACAGAAGCGCCGATTTACGAGCTTTCATCGCTATTAGGTAATATTCCATCGGCACGTTTATTTGAAGAGTGCTTAAAACTTTTCTTAAATGGCAAAGCAGAACAAAACTTTTTATTATTAAGAAAATACAGTTTATTTAAAGAGTTATTCCCTGCCCTTGATGCATTAATTGAAGCATCGCCTGAAGGTGATGAGTTTAAACTCACTAAAAAAATGTTTATCAATACCGATAAGCGCATTAATGCTGATAAAAAAGTAACACCCGCTTATGTTTTTGCTGTATTGCATTGGTACCCATTGCAAAATCGCTGCGCTAAATTAATGGCAGAACAAAAACAACCTGAGTATGAAATTTTCAATCTGGCAATTAATCAAATTCTTTCTGAAAGCTCAAAACATATTGCCGTACCAAAACGCTTTACATTAGGCGCTAGAGATATTTGGCATATTCAACAACGTATGCCTAGACGTACAGGTCAGCGCCCATTTAGATTAACACAGCAACCAAGGTTTAGAGCCTCTTATGACTTCTTATTATTAAGAGCCAATATTTCTGACGGCGACCTAGTTGAACTTGCAGATTGGTGGACGGGTTATTTAGATAAAGATGCACAACTTCAAAAGCAAATGGTGCAAGACTTTAGTAGCCCTAAAAGCGCTAATGACTCAGATAAACCAAAAAAGCGCCGTAGACCACGCCGTCGTAAACCTGCCAATGGCAATGCGCAAAATAACAATGAAAATAAGTCTGTAGAATAA
- the folK gene encoding 2-amino-4-hydroxy-6-hydroxymethyldihydropteridine diphosphokinase, whose product MSQYHTVYLGLGANLNDPINQLNQAVAALKALPDTNDEIKVSAFYSSKPMGPQDQPDYVNAVACIETQLQPLDLLALTQKIELDLGRVRKDERWGPRTLDIDILLFGRQTLNLPTLTVPHYGMTLREFVIYPLLEIAPNIIMPDGIKISDLQKTVPLNGLSKIQL is encoded by the coding sequence ATGTCTCAATATCACACTGTATACTTAGGTTTAGGGGCTAACCTTAATGACCCTATAAACCAATTAAATCAAGCAGTGGCTGCATTAAAAGCATTACCTGATACTAACGATGAAATTAAGGTTTCTGCATTTTACAGCAGCAAACCTATGGGCCCACAAGATCAGCCTGATTATGTAAATGCAGTTGCCTGTATTGAAACACAATTACAACCATTAGACTTATTAGCGTTAACACAAAAAATTGAACTTGATTTAGGCCGTGTTAGAAAAGACGAGCGTTGGGGGCCAAGAACCCTTGATATAGATATTCTATTATTTGGTAGACAAACTTTAAATTTACCAACCTTAACTGTGCCTCACTATGGCATGACATTAAGAGAGTTTGTTATTTACCCATTATTAGAAATAGCACCTAATATCATTATGCCTGATGGGATAAAAATTTCAGATTTACAAAAAACAGTGCCATTAAATGGCCTTTCAAAAATTCAACTTTAG
- the panB gene encoding 3-methyl-2-oxobutanoate hydroxymethyltransferase, with amino-acid sequence MSKITVSTLRKMKNEGTKIGALTAYDASFSSLFEDNGVHVLLVGDSMGMVLQGGSDTLAVTNQDIAYHTRCVRAGAPSTFVIADMPFMTYSNLADTCKNAAELMRAGANMVKLEGGEWLYDSITALTQQGIPVCGHLGLTPQSVHVFGGFKIQGREQEQAQKMISDAKALEKAGAQLLVLECIPSALAKLITDAVSIPTIGIGAGNLTDGQILVMHDLVGISAGYIPKFSKNFLLEAGNMPDAVKKYMTDVASGEFPAKEHEFN; translated from the coding sequence ATGTCAAAAATCACTGTATCGACTTTAAGAAAAATGAAAAATGAAGGCACTAAAATAGGTGCTTTAACTGCATACGATGCGAGCTTTTCAAGCTTATTTGAAGATAATGGCGTTCATGTTTTATTAGTTGGCGATTCAATGGGCATGGTATTACAAGGTGGTAGCGATACTTTAGCTGTTACTAACCAAGATATTGCCTACCACACTAGATGTGTACGTGCGGGTGCACCAAGTACTTTTGTTATTGCTGACATGCCATTTATGACTTATTCAAACCTTGCTGATACCTGTAAAAATGCAGCTGAGCTTATGCGCGCAGGCGCTAATATGGTAAAGCTTGAAGGTGGTGAATGGCTTTATGATTCAATCACAGCATTAACACAGCAAGGCATTCCAGTATGTGGTCACTTAGGTTTAACACCTCAGTCAGTTCATGTTTTTGGTGGATTTAAAATTCAAGGTAGAGAACAAGAACAAGCACAAAAAATGATAAGCGATGCTAAAGCATTAGAAAAAGCGGGCGCACAGCTATTAGTGCTAGAATGTATTCCTTCTGCCCTAGCTAAACTTATCACTGATGCAGTAAGTATTCCTACTATTGGCATAGGTGCAGGTAACCTAACCGATGGTCAAATATTAGTAATGCATGATCTAGTTGGCATTTCAGCAGGTTATATTCCTAAGTTTTCTAAAAACTTTTTATTAGAAGCTGGCAATATGCCTGATGCAGTTAAAAAGTATATGACTGATGTTGCAAGTGGTGAGTTCCCTGCAAAAGAGCATGAGTTCAACTAA
- the panC gene encoding pantoate--beta-alanine ligase, translating into MKTVTEISALRQQIKAWKQSGLTVAFVPTMGNLHQGHFSLIEKAKTLADKVVASIFVNPMQFGANEDLDSYPRTLEQDQQGLQALGTDLLFTPTPDIIYPKGLDAQSFVEVPGVSEGHCAGTRPDHFRGVSTVVCKLFNLVQPDIACFGEKDFQQLQVIRTMVEDLSMPIDIIGVSTKREESGLAKSSRNGYLTSQQQDVAKVLYACLQHSQKALQSGERDYSSIIQSAKNTLSKAGLKPDYFNICNKVDLKEAKADCKSFVILAAAFLGSVRLIDNIQVDIND; encoded by the coding sequence ATGAAAACAGTTACTGAAATTTCAGCATTACGCCAGCAAATCAAAGCTTGGAAACAAAGTGGCTTAACCGTAGCTTTTGTACCAACAATGGGCAACTTGCACCAAGGTCACTTTTCATTAATAGAAAAAGCAAAAACACTTGCCGATAAAGTTGTTGCCAGTATTTTTGTCAATCCAATGCAATTTGGCGCTAACGAAGATTTAGACAGTTACCCCAGAACATTAGAGCAAGATCAGCAAGGCCTTCAAGCCTTAGGCACCGATTTATTATTTACACCTACGCCTGATATTATTTATCCTAAAGGATTAGATGCACAAAGTTTTGTAGAAGTGCCAGGTGTATCTGAAGGGCATTGTGCAGGAACACGTCCAGATCACTTCAGAGGTGTATCAACTGTTGTATGTAAATTATTTAATTTAGTGCAGCCTGATATCGCCTGTTTTGGTGAAAAAGACTTTCAGCAATTACAAGTGATCCGCACTATGGTTGAAGATTTATCTATGCCTATAGATATTATTGGTGTATCAACTAAACGTGAAGAGTCAGGTCTCGCTAAAAGCTCTAGAAACGGTTATTTAACATCACAACAACAAGATGTTGCTAAAGTATTGTATGCTTGCCTGCAACACTCTCAAAAAGCCTTACAAAGCGGCGAGCGAGATTATTCATCTATCATTCAATCTGCTAAAAATACTTTATCAAAAGCAGGTTTAAAGCCTGATTACTTTAACATTTGTAATAAAGTTGATTTAAAAGAAGCTAAAGCTGATTGTAAGAGCTTTGTAATTTTAGCGGCTGCCTTTTTAGGTTCTGTTCGTTTAATTGATAATATACAAGTTGATATAAATGATTAA